A region of Sulfuricella denitrificans skB26 DNA encodes the following proteins:
- a CDS encoding E2/UBC family protein, whose translation MSLLFDDDYVNLRERGITYEESEPQRFFIFTHFTLPESLYTVASCDVLVVIPPNYNQDGNDMFWTFPRLYRADGKPIPAVLDPAGGDNRILNGKEYCRWSRHWQSGPGMWRPGRDDIISIYRRIVWALQKPDCQ comes from the coding sequence ATGTCTCTGCTGTTTGACGATGACTACGTAAACCTCAGGGAGCGCGGGATCACCTACGAAGAGAGCGAACCGCAGCGTTTTTTTATTTTTACGCATTTCACACTGCCCGAGAGCCTATACACAGTAGCCTCATGTGACGTCTTGGTTGTCATTCCTCCAAACTACAATCAGGATGGAAATGACATGTTTTGGACGTTTCCGAGGCTGTATCGAGCGGATGGCAAGCCGATACCAGCAGTTCTGGATCCTGCTGGAGGCGACAACCGAATTTTAAATGGTAAAGAGTACTGCAGGTGGTCTCGTCACTGGCAGTCAGGTCCAGGGATGTGGCGTCCCGGCAGGGACGACATCATTTCAATTTATCGCCGGATTGTTTGGGCGTTGCAGAAACCGGATTGTCAATGA
- a CDS encoding multiubiquitin domain-containing protein produces the protein MNHPKKYELFVDGDKYEWEKSAISGAELRVLAGIPDSAEIFLKVPGKPDDVVTNDTVVDLDKHHGPAKFSTQSPGSQAG, from the coding sequence ATGAACCATCCTAAGAAATATGAGTTGTTTGTAGACGGCGATAAATATGAATGGGAAAAGAGCGCAATTTCAGGCGCTGAGCTGCGTGTATTAGCCGGTATTCCTGATAGCGCTGAAATATTTTTGAAGGTTCCCGGCAAGCCGGACGATGTAGTAACAAATGACACCGTTGTAGACCTTGATAAGCATCATGGACCAGCTAAGTTCTCTACTCAATCGCCAGGCTCACAGGCCGGTTAG
- a CDS encoding HNH endonuclease — translation MAFNKTELNKIYDRTSGGCHICHKKLAFKNYGTVGARAAWEVEHSIPQAKGGTDHLNNLYPACISCNRSKGASSTASARSKHGKSRAPLSGDKRKKARAGNTLAGGALGAMVGSIGGPVGTFIGACLGASFGHSHDPDK, via the coding sequence ATGGCATTCAATAAGACAGAACTCAATAAAATTTATGATCGGACGTCTGGCGGTTGCCACATTTGTCATAAGAAATTGGCATTTAAAAACTATGGGACTGTTGGCGCACGTGCTGCTTGGGAGGTAGAGCACTCCATTCCACAAGCTAAAGGCGGTACCGATCATTTAAATAACTTATATCCAGCTTGCATCAGTTGCAATCGCTCCAAGGGGGCTTCAAGCACTGCCTCAGCCCGATCAAAGCACGGTAAGTCACGTGCACCTCTTTCAGGAGATAAGAGAAAAAAGGCAAGAGCCGGAAATACACTTGCCGGAGGCGCACTCGGTGCGATGGTTGGCTCTATAGGAGGACCTGTTGGCACATTTATCGGGGCGTGTCTTGGCGCGAGCTTTGGGCATAGCCATGATCCAGATAAATGA
- a CDS encoding helix-turn-helix transcriptional regulator: MGMNDRIYLIDQMLAERRFVTIPQLLERLEVSLATLKRDLSILRDRMQAPIIFDKELGGYRYEKQDQTSKFELPGLWFSAEEIHALLTTYHLLSNLDTGGLLGGHIKPLLSRLTALLGVADNSIEEIQKRVRIEMMNVRRVQLEHFEAVGSALLKRRRLRIEYYARGTNQTTQRELSPQRLINYRGNWYLDGWCHLRNDLRSFSIDSIRCVELLAAKAKDISEKKLNEILGSGYGIFSGKATQWATLHFTPEISRWVSTESWHPEQKGRFLVGGCYELKIPYSKATELLMDIMKYGAGVKVIAPPSLVDRVSKELNSMLAIYE; the protein is encoded by the coding sequence ATGGGAATGAATGATCGAATATACCTAATTGATCAGATGCTGGCTGAGCGTCGTTTTGTGACAATCCCACAGTTGTTGGAAAGGTTGGAGGTTTCTCTCGCCACGCTTAAGCGTGATCTGTCTATTCTGCGGGACAGAATGCAGGCCCCAATTATTTTCGACAAAGAATTAGGGGGGTATCGATATGAAAAACAAGATCAGACCTCCAAATTTGAACTTCCCGGCCTGTGGTTTTCGGCAGAGGAAATCCATGCTCTGTTGACTACGTACCATCTGCTGTCAAATCTTGATACTGGCGGCCTACTCGGGGGGCATATCAAACCTCTTCTCTCACGCCTTACTGCCTTGCTGGGTGTTGCCGACAATTCTATTGAAGAAATTCAAAAGCGTGTACGGATCGAAATGATGAATGTTCGCCGTGTTCAACTCGAACATTTCGAAGCAGTTGGTTCCGCCCTGCTGAAACGAAGAAGATTGCGCATCGAATATTACGCTCGCGGAACAAATCAGACCACACAAAGAGAGCTTTCACCACAACGTCTAATTAACTACCGAGGCAATTGGTATCTAGATGGCTGGTGTCATCTGCGAAATGACCTTCGTAGTTTCTCGATTGACTCTATTCGTTGCGTTGAATTATTAGCTGCTAAGGCAAAGGATATAAGCGAGAAGAAGCTGAATGAAATATTGGGATCTGGCTACGGGATATTCTCTGGGAAAGCCACACAATGGGCCACGCTACATTTCACTCCGGAAATTTCCCGATGGGTATCTACTGAAAGTTGGCATCCCGAACAAAAAGGACGATTTTTGGTTGGTGGCTGCTATGAGCTTAAAATTCCCTACAGCAAGGCCACCGAGCTACTGATGGACATCATGAAATATGGAGCTGGGGTCAAAGTAATTGCACCACCCTCCCTAGTTGATCGTGTCTCTAAAGAACTTAATTCAATGCTTGCCATATATGAATAG
- a CDS encoding IS1182 family transposase: MMGQQPSGQDRLFYSFNLEDHIPQNHLLRGIDRCLDLSELRQQLADYYSHTGRPSIDPELMIRMLIIGYSYGIRSERRLCEEVHLNLAYRWFCRLGLEDVVPEHSTFSKNRHGRFRESGVFRWVFDEVVRRCIAAGLVKGEGFAVDASLVAANASHQHSVQVGEHCDWTDPEINTRAMREYLAALDDEAAAAPVTRKISLSDPQSRWTAATGGIAYFAYSTNYLIDTAHGVILDVEATPAHRTAEVESTKVMVDRVEERFDLKPERLIADTAYGSAPMLGWMVEEKSIEPHIPVWDKTERKDGTFQRDAFQWDDEANEYRCPVGKALRSEWRPFKTPRTHVTKADTIIYRSSERDCAACPMKADCCPNMTFRKITRSIHEAARDVARYITTTPEYQRSRCERKKVEMLFAHLKSILKLDRLRLHGLSGAGDEFTLAAAVQNMRRMAKLIAQGPPINGIGAPA; encoded by the coding sequence ATGATGGGTCAGCAACCAAGCGGTCAGGATAGATTGTTCTACTCCTTCAATCTCGAAGACCACATTCCACAAAACCATCTTTTACGAGGCATTGATCGCTGCCTCGATCTGAGCGAGCTGCGCCAGCAATTGGCGGACTACTACAGTCATACCGGGCGCCCCTCGATTGACCCAGAATTGATGATTCGCATGCTGATTATTGGTTACAGCTACGGCATCCGTTCCGAACGCCGCCTGTGCGAAGAAGTGCATCTAAACCTAGCCTACCGCTGGTTCTGCCGCCTCGGCCTGGAAGATGTGGTGCCAGAGCACTCCACTTTCTCCAAGAATCGTCATGGACGATTCCGTGAGAGCGGCGTCTTCCGTTGGGTATTTGATGAAGTTGTTCGCCGCTGCATCGCAGCAGGCCTAGTCAAGGGCGAGGGGTTCGCGGTGGATGCGAGTCTGGTGGCTGCCAATGCGAGCCACCAGCACAGTGTCCAGGTGGGCGAGCATTGCGACTGGACCGATCCGGAGATCAACACGCGTGCCATGCGCGAGTATCTGGCAGCTCTGGATGACGAGGCGGCCGCTGCCCCAGTGACCCGCAAGATTTCATTGAGCGACCCACAGTCACGTTGGACGGCAGCGACCGGGGGCATTGCATACTTTGCCTATTCGACCAACTACCTCATCGATACCGCTCACGGTGTAATACTCGACGTGGAGGCGACGCCGGCTCACCGCACGGCGGAGGTCGAATCTACCAAGGTCATGGTGGATCGCGTCGAGGAACGTTTTGATCTGAAGCCTGAGCGCCTCATCGCGGATACGGCTTATGGATCGGCGCCCATGCTGGGCTGGATGGTCGAGGAGAAATCCATCGAGCCACATATTCCGGTTTGGGACAAGACTGAACGCAAGGATGGCACCTTCCAGCGTGATGCTTTCCAGTGGGATGATGAGGCCAATGAATACCGTTGTCCGGTCGGCAAGGCACTCCGCAGCGAATGGCGCCCATTCAAAACTCCTCGCACGCACGTTACCAAAGCCGACACTATCATCTATCGGTCAAGCGAGCGCGACTGCGCAGCGTGTCCGATGAAAGCCGATTGTTGTCCGAACATGACGTTTCGCAAGATAACCCGCAGTATCCATGAAGCTGCCCGCGACGTGGCACGCTACATTACCACGACCCCGGAATATCAACGATCACGCTGCGAACGCAAAAAGGTTGAGATGCTCTTCGCGCATCTCAAGTCTATCCTCAAGTTGGATCGCCTACGGTTGCACGGACTCAGCGGTGCCGGTGACGAATTTACACTTGCCGCTGCCGTGCAAAATATGCGGCGTATGGCCAAGCTCATCGCGCAAGGACCACCAATTAACGGGATAGGTGCGCCTGCTTGA
- a CDS encoding class I SAM-dependent methyltransferase, with amino-acid sequence MLRKMSYPGGKGNVFQHIINVLPKHRTYIETHLGGGAVMRQKKAAARSIGVDIDPIVISEWQNKHPERCELVCADAAQFIRTFPFSGDEVVYSDPPYWPSTRRRPRIYRHEYTEHQHLELLNELNQLPCAVVLSGYQNEAYESILTGWQSITFLAPTQKGLREETLWLNYNLPQELHDFTFIGGNYREREAIRRRQETLRRKIERLRPIERASLVSWLMEQYSLTEGQDEGRSLYA; translated from the coding sequence ATGCTTCGAAAAATGAGTTACCCAGGCGGAAAAGGCAACGTGTTTCAGCACATTATTAACGTGCTTCCAAAACACCGCACATATATCGAAACGCATCTTGGCGGGGGCGCAGTCATGAGACAAAAGAAGGCTGCGGCAAGAAGCATCGGCGTTGATATAGACCCAATTGTCATATCTGAGTGGCAAAACAAGCACCCTGAGCGGTGCGAACTTGTTTGCGCTGATGCGGCACAATTTATCCGGACATTTCCATTTTCTGGGGACGAAGTGGTGTACTCGGACCCTCCTTACTGGCCGTCAACCAGAAGAAGGCCGCGTATTTACCGGCATGAGTATACTGAACACCAGCACCTAGAACTCTTGAATGAGTTGAATCAACTCCCCTGTGCCGTTGTGTTGTCTGGATATCAGAACGAGGCATATGAAAGCATTTTAACTGGGTGGCAATCCATAACTTTTCTCGCCCCGACTCAGAAGGGCTTGAGAGAAGAAACTTTGTGGCTGAACTACAATCTTCCACAAGAGCTTCACGACTTTACGTTCATTGGCGGCAACTACAGGGAGCGGGAAGCAATTCGCCGCCGGCAGGAAACCCTCAGACGAAAAATAGAGCGGCTGCGCCCTATAGAGCGCGCTTCCCTTGTGTCGTGGCTGATGGAACAATACTCCCTGACTGAAGGACAAGATGAGGGGCGGAGCCTCTATGCGTAA
- a CDS encoding DNA cytosine methyltransferase: MRNPRFVSLFSGCGGLDLGFIKAGFTPVAAYDIWPLAVENYQQNIGQHAHVWDLSTGILPAYDKCEIVLAGSPCQGFSTAGKRRLDDPRNHLLYSAVTIAIRLAPKVMVFENVPGLLQGAHKKHFDKACAELQAAGYDTKTIVLDARDTGIPQSRRRVILLAWNSKAHFAPSIKRRESVSLEHTIAGVDGLANHEPILMQDGSSDVKIAARIAAGQKLCNVRGSDASVHTWQIPEVFGRVSQREQELLEAVMRLRRRLRLRDFGDADPVSRQALEKELGRTLKKEIRQLVDKGYLREIDFAIDLTHTFNGKYRRAHPCGVSYTVDTRFGDHRYFLHPYENRGFTVREAARIQGFPDSYKFHGPLKEQFKMVGNAVPPTMGLTIGEMVKHIL, encoded by the coding sequence ATGCGTAACCCGCGCTTTGTCAGCTTATTTTCGGGGTGTGGCGGCCTGGATCTAGGCTTCATTAAGGCCGGCTTTACTCCAGTCGCCGCCTATGATATTTGGCCCCTTGCGGTCGAAAACTACCAACAGAACATTGGCCAACATGCACACGTATGGGATCTATCCACCGGCATCCTTCCCGCATATGACAAATGTGAAATCGTGCTGGCAGGATCGCCTTGCCAAGGGTTTTCTACCGCAGGAAAACGCCGGCTAGATGATCCACGTAACCATCTATTGTACTCAGCCGTAACCATCGCTATAAGATTGGCGCCAAAGGTGATGGTATTCGAAAATGTGCCAGGTCTACTGCAAGGCGCCCACAAGAAGCACTTTGACAAAGCATGCGCCGAGCTACAAGCGGCGGGATATGACACAAAGACAATTGTCCTCGATGCGAGAGACACAGGAATCCCTCAATCCAGGCGCCGCGTCATTCTATTGGCTTGGAATAGCAAAGCTCATTTCGCCCCATCTATAAAACGAAGAGAATCTGTGTCACTTGAGCATACAATCGCTGGGGTTGATGGCTTGGCTAATCATGAGCCAATTCTGATGCAAGACGGATCATCTGATGTAAAAATTGCTGCACGTATAGCGGCAGGGCAAAAGCTATGTAATGTTCGTGGCAGTGATGCTTCCGTCCACACTTGGCAGATACCCGAGGTTTTCGGTCGGGTATCTCAGCGGGAGCAAGAGTTGCTCGAGGCGGTAATGAGGTTGAGGCGACGTCTGCGCCTCCGAGATTTCGGTGATGCCGACCCTGTCTCAAGGCAAGCACTTGAGAAGGAATTAGGCCGTACGCTCAAAAAGGAAATTCGGCAACTGGTAGACAAAGGGTACTTGCGCGAAATAGACTTCGCTATAGATCTAACGCATACTTTTAATGGCAAGTATCGTCGCGCTCATCCATGCGGAGTTTCATATACTGTCGACACTAGATTTGGGGATCATCGCTACTTTTTGCATCCTTATGAGAACCGAGGATTCACAGTACGAGAAGCTGCGCGAATCCAGGGTTTTCCAGATAGTTACAAATTCCACGGCCCACTAAAGGAGCAGTTTAAAATGGTAGGCAACGCAGTTCCACCGACTATGGGACTTACGATAGGTGAGATGGTGAAGCATATATTGTGA
- a CDS encoding phosphoribosyltransferase-like protein: MASHLFSQYEPTKIASPRITRDFLFRLERWLEGLKNDDDRWAAFRSIEYLFFVGQGEIEELYRCAHDHLLVKWLVELESLDIFSPDIESRLQRALKVCWPCPVTDSLRINGFLHLTGLKGQDLRPDWMSLSKLGSPEKIRAYIKKEGIKYLVLLEDFVGSGGQISRALKFAASTFDGPILVVPLIICAPGDRKIKKDIIAIGRKNISYEPMLILDDTCLVSKTAISGEPKLFEQLRKALKTSYKHIGATLDGEEFGWKYVGSLAVMYSNCPNNTPPMFYYKSLNWKPVFPRAARN, from the coding sequence TTGGCTAGCCATCTATTCTCTCAGTATGAGCCTACTAAGATCGCCTCACCTCGCATTACGCGAGATTTCCTATTCCGGCTGGAGAGATGGCTTGAGGGGCTCAAGAACGACGATGATCGATGGGCGGCATTCCGCTCCATTGAATACCTATTTTTTGTTGGGCAGGGCGAGATAGAGGAACTCTACCGGTGCGCTCATGATCACTTATTAGTTAAGTGGCTGGTGGAACTTGAAAGTCTGGACATCTTTTCGCCTGACATTGAGAGTAGGCTTCAGCGCGCTCTAAAAGTATGTTGGCCTTGCCCTGTCACTGACAGCTTGCGCATAAATGGATTCCTGCATTTAACTGGCCTTAAAGGTCAAGATCTTCGCCCTGACTGGATGAGTTTAAGTAAATTGGGGTCTCCTGAGAAGATAAGGGCGTACATAAAGAAAGAAGGGATAAAGTATCTTGTCCTGCTTGAGGACTTTGTCGGCTCTGGAGGGCAAATCAGCAGAGCGCTTAAATTCGCCGCAAGTACATTCGATGGGCCAATTCTCGTGGTGCCCCTTATCATCTGCGCCCCAGGAGACCGTAAAATAAAGAAGGACATCATCGCCATTGGCCGCAAAAACATTTCCTACGAACCCATGCTTATCCTAGACGATACCTGTTTGGTCAGTAAGACAGCTATTTCAGGTGAACCCAAGCTGTTTGAGCAGCTTCGGAAAGCTTTAAAAACCAGCTATAAGCATATAGGCGCCACCCTTGACGGAGAGGAATTCGGTTGGAAATACGTTGGTAGCCTTGCCGTCATGTATAGTAATTGCCCGAACAATACGCCGCCTATGTTTTATTATAAGTCCCTCAATTGGAAACCCGTGTTTCCACGGGCGGCGAGGAACTAA
- a CDS encoding ORC-CDC6 family AAA ATPase yields MNRFDNPFHDLWITEILDPNGFVKMFSPCVASHAEALFGTGNVVVRGRQGSGKSMLLGLLDTRTRVAYARSREGYPAPDNYRGFLAAGINLTRDNARIVTSRLSERPEEQRRDWAASTFADYVNYLLVKDLLDNVAYLAAEQKKDGALQQELSVHWSESNVQHFVDSIVAADAWYGFLEKCTTFDDIVKQVADRLSRYRRFFNFSTDELDHDIEKSKTDIGEPAAVVADCLRQAGIIPKGALVFLRIDQHEELYELEKSSGYHGVFRQVINRALALRDSRVSYRVGTRHYAWNEQIAVWGSGAHLEDMRDYTIVDIDQMLKRHENASLGFSFGDFAEDVFRRRLNVYGFELEDSYPKGLLAEVFGKTLLPSERAQLYAGDRAPLLDIPDDWAPEWKAALEQLWFEDPLDAKLGEAWLRQREQQRKLVHKNPELATSRPWRDRPYWKKERNEAALIQIAGDANEALVWSGERHIVDLSGWNILAFMSLCRAIWAAWLRDTSDDELRTTHLPKIDSRAQIVGIYEASRAWCDKLKEGADGDNRTKFITALGSWFSQRIRRDKALSNPGHNGISLLQEEFEVHNFITDLIRNCRDNGDLIESAHTTKIPDANPRIKWYLNPLLCPCFRIPHIRTKEPIYTTTDELLKVFDGGTIGVNDEESDDLDNPQARLF; encoded by the coding sequence ATGAATCGCTTCGACAATCCATTCCATGATCTTTGGATTACCGAGATACTCGATCCCAACGGATTCGTGAAAATGTTCAGTCCTTGTGTCGCTTCCCATGCCGAGGCTCTTTTCGGGACAGGCAATGTGGTCGTGCGTGGTCGTCAGGGAAGCGGGAAAAGCATGCTACTTGGCTTATTGGATACCCGCACGAGAGTGGCATACGCCAGGTCACGCGAAGGATATCCCGCACCAGATAATTATAGAGGATTCCTTGCCGCCGGCATCAACCTCACCAGGGACAACGCAAGAATCGTCACGTCAAGGCTATCTGAGCGACCAGAAGAGCAACGTAGAGACTGGGCGGCATCCACTTTCGCGGACTACGTCAACTATTTACTAGTTAAAGATCTGCTGGACAACGTGGCCTATTTGGCGGCAGAACAGAAAAAGGACGGCGCACTTCAGCAAGAGTTGTCAGTTCACTGGTCAGAATCGAACGTACAACACTTCGTTGATTCAATAGTAGCGGCTGACGCGTGGTATGGATTTTTGGAAAAGTGCACGACTTTCGATGACATCGTGAAGCAGGTAGCAGACCGACTCTCGCGATACCGGCGCTTTTTCAATTTCAGCACCGATGAGCTGGATCACGATATCGAGAAATCCAAGACCGATATTGGTGAACCTGCAGCTGTTGTTGCTGATTGTCTTCGGCAGGCTGGAATTATTCCTAAAGGTGCCCTTGTATTTCTGAGAATTGATCAGCACGAGGAACTTTATGAGCTAGAAAAATCCTCAGGCTACCACGGAGTTTTTCGCCAGGTAATCAATCGAGCTCTTGCGTTGCGTGACAGCCGAGTTTCATACCGAGTTGGAACACGCCACTACGCTTGGAATGAACAGATCGCTGTATGGGGGAGCGGGGCGCATTTAGAGGATATGCGCGACTACACCATTGTTGATATTGATCAGATGCTAAAGAGACATGAGAACGCTTCGTTAGGCTTCTCTTTTGGAGATTTTGCTGAGGATGTATTTCGGCGAAGACTGAATGTTTATGGTTTCGAACTAGAGGACAGTTATCCCAAAGGTTTGTTGGCCGAAGTCTTTGGCAAAACACTATTGCCGTCGGAGCGCGCCCAGCTTTACGCAGGTGATCGAGCGCCCTTATTAGATATTCCGGATGATTGGGCTCCCGAATGGAAAGCAGCTCTTGAGCAATTATGGTTCGAAGACCCACTAGATGCAAAGCTAGGTGAAGCGTGGTTGCGCCAAAGGGAGCAGCAACGCAAATTGGTACATAAGAACCCTGAGCTGGCAACAAGTCGGCCTTGGCGCGACCGACCATACTGGAAAAAAGAGCGAAACGAGGCCGCTCTAATTCAGATAGCAGGAGATGCAAATGAAGCGCTCGTGTGGAGTGGTGAGCGACATATCGTAGACCTCTCTGGCTGGAATATTTTAGCATTCATGTCGTTGTGCCGGGCGATATGGGCTGCGTGGCTTAGAGACACCTCTGACGATGAACTTCGCACTACACATCTGCCAAAAATTGATAGCAGGGCACAGATTGTTGGCATATATGAAGCTAGCAGGGCTTGGTGTGACAAACTCAAAGAAGGTGCTGACGGTGACAATAGGACAAAATTTATTACGGCTCTTGGTTCTTGGTTTTCTCAGCGTATCAGGCGAGACAAGGCGCTCTCCAATCCTGGGCATAACGGGATATCGCTGCTGCAAGAGGAATTCGAAGTACACAACTTTATTACTGACCTCATCAGGAACTGCCGTGACAATGGGGATCTGATCGAATCCGCTCATACGACAAAAATTCCGGATGCAAATCCGCGCATAAAATGGTACCTCAATCCGCTCCTCTGTCCATGTTTTCGCATTCCACACATCAGGACAAAGGAGCCGATATATACGACGACGGATGAACTACTTAAGGTATTCGATGGCGGTACTATAGGTGTAAATGACGAAGAGTCAGATGATTTGGATAATCCTCAGGCCCGGCTCTTTTAG